From one Bacteroides fragilis NCTC 9343 genomic stretch:
- a CDS encoding MBL fold metallo-hydrolase: MGEHICFRRNERLATVNPHWRGNPVVRGKFVNRQHRFRPGMGSVLKWRLSPNPQRKEKKSVKWSPKLNYLRSLDGVVGNSLIWLGHNSFFLQLGRKRIMFDPVFGDIPFVKRQSDFPANPDIFTDIDYLLISHDHFDHLDKQSVARLVKNNPGMKLFCGLGTGELIKGWFPELEVTEAGWYQQIEDDGLKITFLPAQHWSKRSVRDGGRRLWGAFMVQADGISLYYSGDTGYSRHFREIPDLFGAPDYALVGIGAYKPRWFMQPNHISPYDALTASTDMKAALTIPMHYGTFDLSDEPLHDPPLVFAAEAKKRKIDVYIPVLGEVVKLKRM, encoded by the coding sequence ATGGGCGAGCATATATGTTTCAGAAGAAATGAAAGACTGGCAACGGTCAATCCTCACTGGCGGGGCAATCCTGTAGTAAGAGGAAAGTTTGTCAATCGCCAGCATCGTTTTCGTCCCGGAATGGGGAGTGTGTTGAAGTGGCGTCTTTCGCCCAATCCGCAGCGGAAAGAGAAAAAGAGTGTGAAGTGGAGTCCCAAGTTGAATTATCTGCGTTCGCTGGATGGCGTGGTAGGCAATTCACTGATTTGGCTCGGGCATAATTCTTTCTTCCTGCAGTTAGGTAGGAAGCGGATCATGTTCGACCCCGTTTTCGGCGATATTCCTTTCGTTAAGCGGCAAAGTGATTTTCCGGCCAATCCCGATATATTTACCGATATCGATTATCTGCTGATCAGTCACGATCATTTTGATCACCTCGATAAGCAAAGTGTGGCACGGTTGGTAAAAAACAATCCGGGGATGAAACTCTTTTGTGGTCTGGGCACCGGGGAGCTGATCAAAGGATGGTTTCCTGAGCTTGAGGTGACAGAGGCTGGCTGGTATCAGCAGATAGAAGATGACGGGCTGAAAATAACGTTTCTTCCCGCACAACATTGGAGCAAACGTTCCGTTCGCGATGGAGGGCGCAGGCTGTGGGGGGCATTTATGGTACAGGCCGATGGTATTTCCCTCTACTACAGCGGTGATACCGGTTACTCCAGGCATTTCCGCGAAATACCCGATCTTTTCGGAGCTCCCGATTATGCTTTGGTGGGTATCGGGGCCTATAAACCGCGCTGGTTTATGCAACCCAATCATATATCGCCTTATGATGCTCTGACTGCATCGACCGATATGAAGGCTGCTCTCACAATTCCGATGCATTACGGAACTTTCGATTTGTCCGATGAACCTCTGCATGACCCTCCTCTGGTTTTTGCTGCCGAAGCCAAGAAGCGAAAGATAGATGTATATATCCCCGTACTGGGAGAGGTGGTGAAGTTGAAGCGGATGTAG
- a CDS encoding PspC domain-containing protein, translating to MKKTLTVNLGGTVFHIDEDAYRLLDNYLCNLRLHFRKQEGAEEIVNDIENRISELFAEKLSAGSQVITIADVEEVIARMGKPEDFGEDTGEEEPQKTTGQTGVQQGATIRRRLYRNPDDKILGGVISGLAAYLNWDVTVLRLIMFVVLICGYGVLIPIYIICWLVIPEARTAAEKLNMRGEDITIENIGRTVTDGFERMANGVNNYVNSGKPRSFLQKVGDALVSIAGFFLKACLVVLAIICSPVLFVLAIVFVALVIAAIAVAIGGGAALYQMLPSVDWSPLISTSPMMTIAGSIAGVVLAGIPLAAIIFVILRQIFNWSPMSSGLKWSLLIIWILAVVIFVINLSYLGWPYPFLWVG from the coding sequence ATGAAAAAAACATTAACCGTAAATTTAGGCGGAACCGTTTTTCATATTGACGAAGATGCCTATCGGTTGCTTGATAATTATCTGTGCAACCTGAGACTTCACTTTCGCAAACAAGAAGGAGCAGAGGAAATTGTAAATGATATAGAGAACCGCATTTCCGAGCTTTTTGCCGAAAAGCTGTCAGCCGGTTCGCAGGTTATTACGATTGCGGATGTGGAAGAGGTGATTGCACGTATGGGTAAACCGGAAGACTTCGGCGAGGATACCGGAGAAGAGGAGCCCCAAAAGACAACCGGACAAACGGGGGTACAGCAAGGTGCGACCATTCGGCGCAGATTATATCGTAATCCTGACGATAAGATACTGGGTGGTGTAATCAGCGGGTTGGCAGCTTATCTTAATTGGGATGTCACAGTGCTCCGGCTTATCATGTTTGTGGTACTTATCTGCGGATATGGCGTGTTGATTCCTATCTATATTATTTGTTGGTTAGTTATTCCCGAAGCTCGTACGGCAGCCGAGAAGCTGAACATGCGGGGAGAGGATATCACTATCGAGAACATTGGCAGGACGGTGACCGATGGCTTTGAGAGGATGGCCAACGGTGTAAACAACTACGTAAACTCTGGTAAACCCCGTAGCTTTCTGCAGAAAGTAGGAGACGCATTGGTGTCCATTGCCGGATTCTTCCTGAAAGCTTGCCTGGTGGTTCTTGCCATTATTTGCAGCCCTGTTCTTTTTGTTCTTGCCATCGTTTTCGTTGCTCTGGTGATTGCTGCCATTGCAGTAGCCATCGGAGGTGGAGCCGCTCTTTATCAGATGTTGCCTTCGGTCGACTGGTCACCATTGATCTCTACTTCTCCGATGATGACTATCGCTGGGAGCATTGCAGGAGTTGTCTTGGCAGGTATTCCTTTAGCCGCCATCATTTTCGTGATTCTCCGGCAAATCTTCAATTGGTCTCCTATGTCATCCGGACTGAAATGGTCACTGTTGATTATATGGATACTGGCTGTCGTTATTTTTGTCATTAACCTCTCTTACCTGGGATGGCCTTATCCTTTCCTTTGGGTCGGATGA
- a CDS encoding PadR family transcriptional regulator, which yields MNVDNVKSQMRKGMLEYCIMLLLHKEPAYASDIIQKLKEARLIVVEGTLYPLLTRLKNDDLLSYEWVESTQGPPRKYYKLTGKGESFLGELEASWKELNETVNHIANRESI from the coding sequence ATGAATGTAGATAATGTAAAGTCGCAAATGCGAAAGGGTATGCTGGAGTATTGCATCATGTTATTGTTGCATAAAGAGCCGGCTTATGCTTCGGATATCATTCAGAAACTGAAAGAGGCGAGGCTGATTGTGGTGGAGGGGACTTTATATCCATTGCTGACCCGGCTGAAAAATGATGATTTGCTCAGTTACGAGTGGGTTGAGTCAACACAAGGACCGCCACGCAAATATTACAAACTAACCGGGAAAGGGGAGTCTTTTCTTGGTGAACTGGAGGCTTCCTGGAAAGAACTGAATGAAACCGTGAATCATATAGCTAATAGAGAATCCATTTAA
- a CDS encoding GNAT family N-acetyltransferase, with amino-acid sequence MFTIRKATSDDCKLINELANQVFPATYKEILSTEQLDYMMEWMYAPENIRKQMEEEGHVYFIAYQGDEPCGYVSVQPQDADVFHLQKIYVLPGFQGAHLGSKLFDHAVQYIKEIHPSPCLMELNVNRNNKALHFYEHKGMKKLREGDFPIGNGYYMNDYIMGLEL; translated from the coding sequence ATGTTTACTATCCGAAAAGCAACCTCAGATGATTGCAAACTGATTAACGAACTGGCAAACCAGGTATTTCCCGCCACTTACAAAGAAATACTTTCGACCGAGCAACTTGACTACATGATGGAGTGGATGTATGCACCCGAAAACATCCGTAAACAAATGGAAGAAGAAGGGCATGTATACTTTATCGCCTATCAGGGAGACGAACCTTGCGGCTACGTCTCTGTCCAGCCCCAGGATGCCGATGTGTTTCATCTCCAGAAAATATATGTTCTCCCCGGCTTTCAGGGGGCACATTTAGGCAGCAAACTATTTGATCACGCAGTGCAATATATCAAAGAGATACACCCGTCTCCCTGCCTGATGGAACTAAATGTAAACCGAAACAACAAAGCGCTGCACTTTTACGAACATAAAGGGATGAAGAAATTGCGGGAAGGAGACTTCCCTATCGGAAACGGATATTATATGAATGACTATATTATGGGATTGGAACTTTGA
- a CDS encoding peptide MFS transporter produces the protein MFEGQPKGLYALALANTGERFGYYTMLAIFTLFLQAKFGYTAAETSTIFGCFLAAVYFIPFFGGILADKFGYGKMVTMGIVVMFIGYALLAIPTSDNSGKIMMFGALALIACGTGLFKGNLQVMVGNLYDAPEYSSKRDTAFSIFYMAINIGAMYAPTAATKVTNYMLGKAGLSYVPQIPSLAHQYLDGTITPANQATLESLQAAQNFTGDIATFCTTYIDKLSEAYNYGFGVACVSLIISMLIYVAFRSTFKHADYNSKQAKPANVVEEKLTPEQTKQRIVALLLVFAVVIFFWMAFHQNGLTLTFFARDYTAQEVTGLDRLGFNIVNLTFLLIVIYGLFSLFQGKTGKSKTIAGVVVMVALLCLGWSYTSMDPTINILPQIFQQFNPFFVIALTPVSLAVFGYLARKGKEPSAPRKIGIGMMIAVCGFLIMAIGSIGLPTPDALAASGIEKDALVSPNWLISTYLVLTFAELFLSPMGISFVSKVAPPKYKGMMMGGWFAATAIGNYLVAIIGYLWGGMQLWMVWSVLIVCCLLAALFIFSIMKKLEKVA, from the coding sequence ATGTTTGAAGGACAACCTAAGGGTTTGTATGCTCTGGCACTTGCCAACACAGGCGAGCGATTCGGTTACTACACCATGCTTGCGATTTTTACTTTGTTTTTACAAGCAAAGTTTGGTTACACTGCTGCTGAAACTTCTACTATTTTCGGATGTTTTCTGGCTGCTGTTTATTTTATCCCCTTCTTTGGCGGTATTCTTGCCGATAAGTTTGGTTATGGTAAGATGGTGACAATGGGTATTGTGGTCATGTTTATTGGCTATGCGCTGCTCGCCATCCCGACTTCCGATAACTCCGGCAAAATAATGATGTTCGGTGCGTTGGCCCTGATTGCTTGCGGTACCGGTCTTTTTAAAGGTAATTTACAGGTGATGGTGGGTAATTTGTATGATGCCCCCGAATATAGTTCCAAACGCGACACTGCATTCAGTATTTTCTATATGGCTATCAATATTGGCGCAATGTATGCTCCGACAGCCGCAACGAAAGTAACCAATTATATGTTGGGCAAGGCAGGTCTGTCGTATGTCCCTCAGATTCCTTCATTGGCACATCAATATCTCGATGGAACAATCACTCCTGCCAACCAGGCTACTCTCGAATCCTTGCAGGCTGCACAAAACTTTACCGGTGACATTGCCACTTTCTGTACTACTTATATCGATAAGCTCTCCGAAGCTTACAACTATGGATTTGGTGTGGCATGTGTGTCCTTGATTATTTCTATGCTTATTTATGTAGCTTTCCGTTCTACATTCAAACATGCGGACTATAACTCTAAACAGGCTAAGCCGGCCAACGTGGTAGAAGAGAAGTTGACTCCGGAACAGACTAAACAACGTATCGTAGCTCTGTTGCTTGTGTTTGCCGTAGTTATTTTCTTCTGGATGGCTTTCCATCAGAACGGGTTGACATTGACATTCTTCGCTCGTGACTATACGGCACAAGAGGTGACCGGTCTCGACCGTCTGGGCTTCAATATCGTGAACCTGACCTTCTTGCTGATCGTTATCTACGGACTGTTTTCACTGTTTCAGGGTAAAACCGGAAAGTCGAAAACGATTGCCGGTGTAGTAGTTATGGTGGCACTCCTCTGCTTGGGATGGAGTTATACTTCTATGGATCCTACAATCAACATCCTGCCACAGATCTTCCAGCAGTTTAATCCGTTCTTCGTGATCGCTTTGACTCCGGTTTCGCTGGCAGTGTTCGGCTATCTGGCCAGAAAAGGAAAAGAACCTTCTGCACCGCGTAAAATCGGTATCGGTATGATGATTGCCGTATGTGGTTTCTTGATCATGGCTATCGGCTCTATCGGTCTGCCTACTCCGGACGCTTTGGCTGCCAGTGGCATTGAGAAGGATGCGTTGGTTTCTCCGAACTGGTTGATCTCCACTTATCTGGTTCTTACTTTTGCCGAGCTTTTCTTGTCACCGATGGGTATCTCTTTCGTTTCGAAAGTAGCTCCTCCCAAGTACAAAGGTATGATGATGGGTGGTTGGTTTGCTGCAACTGCCATTGGTAACTATCTGGTTGCCATCATCGGTTATCTGTGGGGAGGCATGCAATTGTGGATGGTATGGAGTGTGCTTATCGTATGCTGTTTGCTGGCCGCCCTGTTTATCTTCTCTATCATGAAGAAACTTGAAAAGGTAGCATAA
- the ybaK gene encoding Cys-tRNA(Pro) deacylase, translating into MKINKTNAARLLDKAKIAYELIPYEVDESDLSAVHVAASLGENINQVFKTLVLHGDKTGYFVCVIPGDQEVNLKLAAKVSGNKSCDMIPMKELLSVTGYIRGACSPIGMKKHFPTYIHETCLGFPYIYVSAGQRGLQIKIDPKELINEVRAEVCVLYTV; encoded by the coding sequence ATGAAAATCAATAAGACCAATGCCGCCCGTCTACTGGATAAGGCCAAGATTGCCTATGAACTTATTCCTTACGAGGTAGACGAAAGCGATCTGAGTGCCGTGCATGTAGCGGCAAGTTTGGGAGAGAATATTAATCAGGTTTTTAAAACCCTCGTACTTCACGGTGATAAAACGGGATATTTTGTTTGTGTAATTCCAGGAGATCAGGAAGTGAACCTGAAGCTTGCTGCTAAAGTGTCCGGCAATAAAAGTTGCGATATGATCCCTATGAAAGAGCTTCTGTCCGTCACCGGATATATCCGGGGTGCCTGTTCGCCCATCGGAATGAAAAAGCATTTTCCTACCTATATTCATGAAACCTGTCTGGGCTTTCCGTATATTTATGTAAGTGCAGGGCAGAGAGGATTGCAGATAAAAATAGACCCTAAAGAGCTAATAAACGAGGTTCGGGCGGAAGTTTGTGTATTATATACTGTTTAA
- the uvrA gene encoding excinuclease ABC subunit UvrA, whose product MQETEYINVYGARVHNLKDIDAEIPRNSLTVITGLSGSGKSSLAFDTIFAEGQRRYIETFSAYARNFLGNLERPDVDKITGLSPVISIEQKTTNKNPRSTVGTTTEIYDYLRLLYARAGIAYSYLSGEKMVKYTEEQILELILKDYKGKKIYMLAPLVRSRKGHYKELFEQIRKKGYLYVRIDGEVREITHGLKLDRYKNHDIEVVVDKLIVEDKDDKRLKQSVATAMRQGDGLLMILDAQTESIRHYSKRLMCPVTGLSYREPAPHNFSFNSPQGACPRCKGLGVVSQIDVDKVIPNKEMSIYEGAIAPLGKYKNAMIFWQIGALLEKYDASLKTPVKDLPNDAIDEILYGSDERIKIKSSLIGTSSDYFVTYEGVVKYIQMLQEKDASATAQKWAEQFAKTTVCPECKGAKLNKEALHFRIHDKNINELSNMDINELYDWLMKVDKFLTDKQKTIAAEILKEIRTRLKFLLDVGLDYLSLNRSSVSLSGGESQRIRLATQIGSQLVNVLYILDEPSIGLHQRDNLRLINSLKELRDMGNSVIVVEHDKDMMLAADYVIDMGPKAGRLGGEVVFAGTPEEMLKTSTLTSQYLNGQTAIEVPSKRRPGNGKSLWLRGAKGNNLKNVDVEFPLGKLICVTGVSGSGKSTLINETLQPILSQKFYRSLQDPLEYDSIEGLENIDKVVNVDQSPLGRTPRSNPATYTGVFSDIRSLFVGLPEAKIRGYKPGRFSFNVSGGRCEACSGNGYKTIEMNFLPDVYVPCEVCHGKRYNRETLEVRFKGKSIADVLDMTINRAVEFFENVPQILNKIKTIQDVGLGYIKLGQSSTTLSGGESQRVKLATELSKRDTGKTLYILDEPTTGLHFEDIRVLMGVLNKLVDKGNTVIVIEHNLDVIKMADYIIDMGPEGGKGGGELLSFGTPEEVAKSNKGYTPKFLREELKIN is encoded by the coding sequence ATGCAGGAAACAGAATATATAAATGTGTATGGTGCGCGCGTACACAATCTGAAAGACATTGATGCGGAAATACCACGTAATAGCCTGACTGTAATTACCGGACTTAGTGGAAGCGGGAAGTCATCTCTTGCTTTCGATACGATATTTGCAGAAGGACAGCGCCGCTATATTGAAACTTTTTCGGCTTATGCCCGCAACTTTTTGGGCAATCTGGAGCGTCCGGATGTAGATAAGATAACAGGATTGAGTCCGGTTATTTCCATTGAACAGAAAACTACGAACAAAAATCCCCGTTCTACGGTCGGAACCACTACGGAGATTTACGACTATCTACGTTTGCTTTATGCCCGTGCCGGAATAGCTTATTCTTATCTTTCGGGAGAAAAGATGGTGAAATACACCGAAGAACAGATATTGGAACTTATTCTGAAAGATTATAAAGGGAAGAAAATCTATATGCTGGCCCCTCTGGTGCGTTCGCGTAAGGGACATTATAAAGAACTCTTTGAACAAATCCGGAAAAAAGGATACCTGTATGTCCGTATCGACGGGGAGGTTCGTGAGATTACACATGGTCTGAAACTGGATCGTTATAAGAATCATGATATTGAAGTAGTCGTTGACAAACTGATCGTAGAAGATAAGGATGATAAACGGTTGAAACAGAGTGTTGCCACCGCCATGCGTCAGGGAGACGGATTGCTGATGATTCTCGATGCACAGACAGAGAGTATCCGACACTATAGCAAACGCTTGATGTGTCCTGTTACGGGATTGTCGTACCGGGAGCCGGCTCCGCATAATTTTTCGTTCAACTCCCCGCAAGGTGCTTGTCCGCGTTGTAAAGGATTGGGAGTAGTTAGCCAGATTGATGTGGATAAAGTGATTCCCAATAAAGAGATGTCGATCTATGAAGGGGCAATAGCTCCTTTGGGTAAATATAAGAATGCGATGATTTTCTGGCAGATCGGTGCTCTGCTGGAGAAGTACGATGCGTCACTGAAGACTCCGGTAAAAGACCTGCCCAATGATGCTATTGATGAAATTCTGTATGGTTCGGATGAACGTATCAAAATAAAAAGCTCATTGATAGGTACTTCTTCCGACTATTTTGTAACGTATGAAGGAGTTGTGAAGTATATCCAGATGTTGCAAGAGAAAGACGCTTCGGCCACTGCTCAGAAATGGGCGGAACAGTTCGCTAAAACTACGGTTTGTCCTGAATGTAAGGGGGCGAAGTTGAATAAGGAGGCGCTTCATTTCCGTATCCATGACAAAAACATCAATGAACTCTCTAATATGGACATCAACGAGCTGTATGACTGGTTGATGAAAGTAGATAAGTTCCTGACAGATAAACAGAAAACGATTGCCGCCGAGATTCTGAAGGAGATACGTACCCGCTTGAAATTCCTGTTGGATGTGGGGTTGGATTATCTTTCGTTAAATCGCAGCTCGGTCAGTCTGTCCGGAGGAGAAAGTCAGCGTATCCGTCTGGCCACACAAATTGGGTCTCAGTTGGTCAATGTGCTTTATATTCTTGACGAGCCGAGTATCGGATTGCATCAACGTGATAACTTGCGGCTGATTAATTCTCTGAAAGAACTGCGTGATATGGGTAACTCCGTGATCGTGGTAGAGCATGACAAAGACATGATGCTTGCTGCCGACTACGTGATCGATATGGGACCTAAGGCCGGACGATTGGGAGGAGAAGTCGTTTTTGCCGGTACTCCTGAAGAGATGTTGAAGACCAGTACACTGACTTCGCAGTACCTTAACGGACAAACGGCTATCGAAGTACCTTCTAAGAGACGTCCCGGAAACGGCAAGTCTTTATGGTTACGGGGCGCGAAAGGGAATAACCTGAAAAATGTGGATGTGGAATTTCCGTTGGGTAAATTAATTTGTGTAACCGGAGTTTCCGGTAGTGGCAAATCGACTCTGATTAATGAAACTTTGCAACCGATACTTTCGCAAAAATTCTATCGTTCTTTGCAGGATCCTTTGGAATATGATTCGATCGAAGGACTTGAGAATATAGATAAGGTGGTTAATGTGGACCAGTCCCCTTTGGGGCGTACCCCACGTTCCAATCCGGCTACTTATACTGGGGTCTTTTCTGATATCCGGAGTCTGTTTGTCGGACTGCCGGAAGCTAAGATCCGCGGTTATAAGCCCGGCCGGTTCTCTTTCAATGTGTCCGGTGGCCGCTGCGAGGCATGTTCCGGTAACGGCTACAAAACGATTGAAATGAATTTCTTACCCGATGTATACGTTCCGTGCGAAGTCTGTCATGGTAAACGCTATAACCGTGAAACGCTGGAAGTACGTTTTAAGGGAAAATCTATTGCTGATGTGCTGGATATGACTATTAATCGTGCAGTAGAGTTCTTTGAGAATGTTCCTCAGATCCTGAATAAGATCAAGACTATCCAAGATGTAGGATTGGGGTATATCAAACTGGGACAATCGTCAACAACTCTTTCGGGAGGTGAGAGCCAGCGTGTGAAATTGGCTACTGAACTTTCAAAACGAGATACCGGAAAGACTTTGTATATTCTTGATGAACCGACTACCGGCCTGCATTTTGAAGACATACGTGTGTTGATGGGAGTCCTGAATAAATTGGTAGATAAAGGCAATACCGTGATCGTTATTGAACACAACCTGGATGTGATTAAGATGGCGGATTACATAATAGATATGGGGCCTGAAGGTGGTAAGGGAGGAGGAGAACTTCTCAGTTTCGGAACACCGGAAGAAGTTGCGAAGAGCAACAAAGGATATACTCCGAAGTTTCTTCGCGAGGAATTGAAAATCAATTAA
- a CDS encoding LysM peptidoglycan-binding domain-containing protein, which yields MKSIKRIFFLLSFISVSYLSTFAQENQSYFLHTIEKGQSLYSISSMYGVSKADIIRLNPGCEDKIYAGQAIKIPQNKTAQKGETFHTIQPGETLYRLTTTYKVSAKAICDANPGLSAENFRIGQVIRIPSAAEAIDSTVEAVVAAPSEPAMQPAVKPRCKDMHKVKRRETIFSVSREYGISEQELIAANPELKNGMKKGQFLCIPYPSEKPTVTVPKTDANIIPPSDSELFRENKEVPKSISTIKAALLLPFDDKRMVEYYEGFLMAVDSLKRTGTSIDLYVYDCNKESSSLNSILAKSEMKNMNVIFGPAQQQHIKPLAAFAKKNDIRLVIPFSSKEGEVFNNPFIYQINTPQSYLYSEVYEHFTRQFPNANVILLESAVVDKDKVEFIKGLKQELGSKGIPVKTLKENAPVETLKAALHNDKENFFIPTSGNDLTLLRIIPQLTLLVRDNPEARIHLFGYPEWQTYTKDHLESFFELDTYFYSSFYTNNLLPAAINFTQAYRKWYSKEMEERYPKYGMLGFDTGYFFLKGLSKYGSELEKNLPQMDLTPIQTGFKFQRVNNWGGFVNKKVFFVHFTKNFELIKLDFE from the coding sequence ATGAAATCAATCAAACGAATCTTCTTTCTCCTGTCCTTTATAAGTGTTTCCTATTTAAGCACCTTTGCACAAGAGAACCAATCCTACTTCCTGCACACCATTGAAAAGGGCCAAAGTTTATACTCCATCTCAAGCATGTATGGAGTCAGCAAAGCAGATATTATCCGACTGAATCCCGGTTGTGAGGACAAAATCTACGCAGGACAAGCCATTAAAATCCCACAGAACAAAACTGCTCAAAAAGGTGAAACCTTTCATACGATCCAGCCGGGCGAGACACTCTATCGGCTGACAACGACCTATAAAGTTTCTGCCAAGGCTATCTGTGACGCTAACCCCGGATTAAGCGCGGAGAACTTCCGCATCGGACAAGTTATCCGTATTCCTTCGGCTGCCGAGGCTATCGATTCGACCGTAGAAGCTGTAGTGGCAGCTCCCTCAGAGCCTGCTATGCAACCGGCCGTCAAGCCACGCTGTAAAGATATGCATAAGGTGAAACGCAGAGAAACCATTTTCAGCGTCAGCCGTGAATATGGCATTTCCGAACAAGAACTGATTGCTGCCAATCCAGAATTAAAGAATGGCATGAAAAAAGGGCAATTTCTCTGTATCCCCTACCCGTCTGAAAAACCGACAGTCACTGTCCCCAAAACAGATGCCAACATCATACCGCCAAGTGACAGCGAATTGTTCCGTGAAAACAAAGAAGTTCCTAAGAGCATTTCTACTATCAAAGCGGCCCTCCTGTTACCATTTGACGACAAACGGATGGTAGAATATTACGAAGGTTTCCTGATGGCAGTTGACAGTCTGAAACGTACCGGAACTTCAATCGACCTGTATGTATACGATTGCAATAAAGAAAGTTCGTCGCTGAACAGCATTCTGGCCAAAAGCGAGATGAAAAATATGAATGTGATCTTCGGTCCGGCGCAACAACAACACATCAAACCATTGGCAGCCTTTGCCAAGAAAAACGATATACGCCTGGTCATTCCTTTTTCCTCAAAAGAGGGAGAAGTATTCAACAACCCGTTTATCTACCAGATCAATACTCCGCAATCTTATCTGTATTCGGAAGTATACGAGCACTTTACACGCCAATTTCCAAACGCCAACGTGATTCTTCTGGAATCAGCGGTTGTAGATAAAGATAAAGTAGAGTTTATCAAAGGTCTGAAACAAGAATTGGGAAGCAAAGGTATACCCGTAAAGACATTGAAAGAAAATGCCCCGGTAGAAACTCTAAAAGCAGCTCTGCACAATGACAAGGAGAATTTCTTCATTCCGACTTCGGGCAATGATCTGACGCTTCTGAGAATCATTCCTCAATTGACATTACTCGTTAGAGACAATCCGGAAGCACGTATTCATTTATTCGGTTATCCGGAATGGCAGACATATACAAAAGACCATTTGGAAAGTTTCTTTGAATTGGATACCTATTTTTACTCGTCATTCTACACGAACAATCTATTACCGGCCGCCATCAACTTCACTCAGGCATATCGCAAATGGTACAGTAAAGAGATGGAGGAACGGTATCCGAAGTACGGTATGCTGGGCTTTGACACTGGATACTTCTTCCTTAAAGGACTGTCTAAATACGGTTCCGAACTGGAAAAGAACCTTCCGCAAATGGATTTGACTCCTATCCAGACCGGATTTAAATTCCAACGTGTCAACAACTGGGGAGGATTTGTGAACAAGAAAGTATTCTTTGTTCATTTCACAAAGAACTTTGAATTGATTAAACTTGACTTCGAATGA
- a CDS encoding porin family protein: protein MKRDQLKSLLLGAILLAGITLPAKAQIGEQRHNFAIGINGGANYSTVSFQPTIKQNGLLGITGGVTARYISEKYFAMICGAQLELNFSQRGWDEKFDPEQGFSSEDSYVRTMNYLEIPFLAHLAFGKDKGVQFFVNLGPQIGLLLNESEKRKGTWETANRAPNEQYGKWVENKFDYGIVGGGGIEVRTKAGNFLLEGRYYFGLADFYNSTKKDYFSRSANSTITAKITYLFDIKK, encoded by the coding sequence ATGAAAAGGGATCAACTGAAATCACTCTTACTGGGAGCCATTTTGCTGGCAGGCATTACCCTGCCGGCAAAAGCCCAGATAGGCGAACAACGACATAATTTTGCAATCGGAATCAATGGCGGTGCTAATTACAGCACTGTTTCTTTCCAGCCCACCATCAAGCAAAACGGTCTTTTGGGAATTACCGGAGGTGTCACAGCACGCTACATTTCCGAAAAATACTTCGCTATGATCTGTGGTGCACAATTGGAACTTAACTTTTCTCAACGCGGATGGGACGAAAAATTCGATCCGGAACAGGGATTCTCTTCCGAAGACTCTTATGTCCGTACCATGAACTATCTTGAGATTCCTTTCCTTGCCCATCTGGCCTTTGGCAAAGACAAAGGGGTACAATTTTTCGTGAACCTAGGGCCACAAATCGGCCTCTTGTTAAACGAGAGCGAAAAAAGAAAAGGTACTTGGGAAACCGCGAATCGGGCACCCAATGAACAATACGGTAAATGGGTTGAAAATAAGTTTGATTACGGAATTGTAGGAGGAGGAGGCATTGAAGTCAGGACTAAAGCCGGTAATTTCCTTTTGGAAGGCAGATATTATTTTGGACTGGCCGACTTCTACAACAGTACCAAAAAAGATTATTTCTCGCGCTCTGCCAATAGTACCATTACAGCCAAAATCACTTATCTGTTTGATATAAAGAAGTAG